CACAATGAAGAATCAGGTTCCGGCAACCGGACTACTCAGGTGAGAGGGAAAAACGTGCGGTGCACCATCTACAGCCCGGTGGTTGATCATCAGGCCATCGAGTCCGTGAGGGATGTCCTCCCCGGGTGGTTGCTGCACTGGGACGGTGAACCTGAGCGCTGGAGTTCCGCGAGCTTCACGAGCGCTCAGGGGACGCTCAAGTTCAACTCCCTGGAGTTCACCGGACCGATGGATCCGTTTGGCAAGATCATCCTCGGTACCAGCAGTTTCTTCTGGCGACGTGAGGACCTTGATCAACCCACCAAGAAGGAACTGATTCGCTTCGTAGGAGGAACCAGGTGGTTGGTCGGTGTCGTGGGAACCTCGGAGGTCCTCTCCGAGGAGGTGTTCCTGAAGGCCGCGCTGGAGCTGGCGCGCCGCTTGAACGGAAGAGTCTTCAACGGCACGGACCTCCTCTCCCCCGGCTCACGGGACTGAGCATCCCGGCGGGGGCACTACCCTCACCCAGCCCGCCAGGCCGGCATCCAGGGGCCCGGTAGGTATCCCACATCGACGCCTACCCGGGAGCGGGCTTTCCCACCGCTTCGGCGGCATAGATCGCCGCCGCTCCGGGGTTAAAAGGGGTCCTCACCGTCGGTCTCGGTGAAATCCACCTGTCGCGCGCCTTCCGGCCGCCTACCCCTTCCGCTAGAAAGCGCCCCCCATGTTCACGATCGTCAACGTCTCCAAGGCCTACGGGCCCAAGAAGCTCTTCGAGGAGGTCAACGTCGCCTTCTCGCCCGGCCGCCGCTACGGCCTCACCGGTCCCAACGGGGCGGGCAAGTCCACGTTCATGAAGATCCTCGCTGGAGACGAGGAAGCGGACATGGGCACCATCTCCCGCCCCAAGAAGCTGGGCATCCTCCGCCAGGATCACTTCCGCTACGAGGACAACCGCGTCCTCGATGTCGTCCTCATGGGCAACAAGGCCCTCTGGGACGCCATGAAGGAGAAGGACGTCATCCTCGCCAAGCCCGACATCACCGAGGACGATGGCAACCGGCTGGGCGAGCTGGAGATGGTCATCGCCGAGGAGGACGGCTACAGCGCCGAGTCCGAGGCGGCCTCGCTGCTCGAGGGTCTCGGCATCCCCGCGGCCTCCCATGAAGGCCCCATGAAGCAGCTCACCGGCGGCCTCAAGCTGCGCGTGCTGCTCGCCCAGGCCCTCTTCGGCAAGCCCCAGGGGCTGCTGCTCGACGAGCCCACCAACAACCTCGACATCGACTCCATCCGCTGGCTGGAGAACTTCCTCCTGGCCTTCGAGGGTGTGCTCATCACCATCAGCCACGACCGGCACTTCCTCAATCAGATCTGCACGCACATCGCGGACATCGATTACGAGACCATCATCCAGTACACCGGTGGCTACGATGACATGGTGCGCCAGAAGGCCCAGGTGCGCAGCCGCATCGAGTCCGAGGTCTCCGAGAAGAAGAAGAAGATCGCCCAGCTGCAGGACTTCGTCGCCCGCTTCCATGCCGGCACGCGCGCCTCCCAGGTGCAGAGCCGCATCAAGCAGATCGACAAGCTGAAGACGGACGACCTCAAGCGCTCGAACATCGCGCGGCCCTTCATCCGCTTCGACGTGAAGCAGTCCAGCGGCAAGCAGACGATCATGGTGGAGGGCATCGCCAAGAGCTTCGATGGCCAGCCCGTCATCCGGCCCTTCAGCCCGCTGGTGCTCAAGGGCGAGAAGATCTGCGTCATCGGCCGCAACGGCGTGGGCAAGTCCACGCTGGTGAAGATGATCGCCGGGCAGCTCGAGCCGGACGCGGGGAAGATCACCTGGGGCCACCAGGCCTCCATGGCCTACCTGCCGCAGGACCACCATGGCACCATCCGCAAGGGCACCACCGCCTTCGAGTGGCTGCGCGACATCAACACCAAGCTCACCAACGAGGAGATCTCCGGTGTGATGGGCCGCATGCTCTTCTCCGGTGAGGAGCGCATGAAGCCCACGGACACGCTCTCCGGTGGTGAGACGGTGCGCCTGCTGCTGTGCAAGCTGATGCTCAACCAGGACAACGTGCTCGTCTTCGACGAGCCCACCAACCACCTGGACCTGGAGTCCATCAGCGCGCTGGCCGAGGGCCTCCAGAAGTACGAGGGCACCGCCATCATCGTGACGCACGACCAGGAGCTCATCTCCGAGGTGGCCACCCGCATCTGGAGCCTCGAGGAGGGCAAGCCGGTCAACGACTTCACCGGCACCTTCGCCGAGTTCCTCGAGAAGAACCCCTACCACGCCGCCCAGCGCCGCTAGGCGTCGGGCCGGAAGCCGCTGGACTCCCAGTGGCTTCCGGCCAGGGTGCTCACAGTCCGAAATGCCCCAGGACGTTGCGCAGCACGGTTCCCCAGCGCGCCTCGTCCTGCTTCAGCGCCAGACCCGCTCCGATGGTGCCGGCGAAGAAGACCTCCCCGCCCGCTGGCCGCTCCCAGTGGATCATCTGGCTGATGAGGATGTCGCCGTCCTGGAGATCGACTTCGTCCATGCCGTAGTTCCACACCTGGTCCGTGGCGGTGGCGTGGCTGTACGCCAGGGTCACGATGCCCTGGGGCAGCTCCGAGTCGGGGATCCCCGTGTCGCCCTGCTGCGGCAGATCCACGCGGATGTCCCACTCGTGCCCCACGGCGCCGTTGGCGAAGGTGTCGCCCCCCGTCAGACCGGTCCCGGCGAAGAAGGGGTGATCTGGCGCTTCGCAGACGTAATCGATGTGCGCGCTCTCATCCCGGACGAAGCCCACGCTCTCCATGCCGAGCAGCTTCCAGGCCGGGAAGCCACACTGGCGCATCAGCCCTCCGCGCCCGCCATCGTCGCTGTGGTAGCACTCCCCGAGGTAGGCCTTCCACAGCCCGCCCGCGATGCCGAGCACTTCGGACTTCCGGCACTCCATCGTCGTCAGATCCTCGTCGTAGCTCACGCGCCAGAAGAGGGTATTGCCCGACAGCGCGATGACCTTGCCGCCCTGGGCGAGATAGCGCTCCAGCCCCTTGTAGGCCGGCA
This region of Archangium lipolyticum genomic DNA includes:
- a CDS encoding ABC-F family ATP-binding cassette domain-containing protein, with protein sequence MFTIVNVSKAYGPKKLFEEVNVAFSPGRRYGLTGPNGAGKSTFMKILAGDEEADMGTISRPKKLGILRQDHFRYEDNRVLDVVLMGNKALWDAMKEKDVILAKPDITEDDGNRLGELEMVIAEEDGYSAESEAASLLEGLGIPAASHEGPMKQLTGGLKLRVLLAQALFGKPQGLLLDEPTNNLDIDSIRWLENFLLAFEGVLITISHDRHFLNQICTHIADIDYETIIQYTGGYDDMVRQKAQVRSRIESEVSEKKKKIAQLQDFVARFHAGTRASQVQSRIKQIDKLKTDDLKRSNIARPFIRFDVKQSSGKQTIMVEGIAKSFDGQPVIRPFSPLVLKGEKICVIGRNGVGKSTLVKMIAGQLEPDAGKITWGHQASMAYLPQDHHGTIRKGTTAFEWLRDINTKLTNEEISGVMGRMLFSGEERMKPTDTLSGGETVRLLLCKLMLNQDNVLVFDEPTNHLDLESISALAEGLQKYEGTAIIVTHDQELISEVATRIWSLEEGKPVNDFTGTFAEFLEKNPYHAAQRR